DNA sequence from the Shewanella piezotolerans WP3 genome:
GCTAATCTATTTGGAGTTGAGTACATGGAATTTGGCCTAGCGACCGAGTTTTTTCCTAACGAATATCGTGTAGAAGCAGATCATGAATCTGGCTACCCGTTAGATCTTGATCTTGTCACCATCATTCAACAACTGCATCAACATTTAGATCCGCGGACAGTGTTTGCCTGCTTCGGCAAAATCATGGGGCAATACTTGCCGCTTCATGGCGTCCAGTTGAATTATAAGCAATACCACTTTCAATGGGGTCGACCTGGTGGCTACTCAATTGAACAGCATTTAACGTTAGCTGACTCTATGGTTACGGTTAACTATAACCTAAAAGCACCGTTAGTGCCGTCGCAAGCTCAGCGTTTAAACCAGTTACAGGAACTTGTGTTACAACCCTTATTCAATGCGATTCAGTTTCAAGAAATATCAAAACAAGCAATGTTTGACGCGCTGACTCAGTTAGGTAATCGCCACTATTATCTTGAGCAGGTCAAGAAAGAGGTTGCTAGAGCACAACGAAGCCATAGTACCTTCTCATTAGTCACTTTAGACCTTGATAACTTCAAACAGCTCAATGATCGGTATGGTCATCAGTTAGGCGATGCAGCATTGGTCTCTTTTGCCAAATTGCTTAACCGGGTGATCAGAGATACCGATCAAGCCTTTAGGATTGGAGGTGATGAGTTTACGATATTGGTACAAGGTGATGCAAAGGCCGCAGCAATTCTGTGTCAAAGGGTTTTAGTCGCCTTAGAGGAACTGACCACGATAGAAAACTATCAAATAAGAACCAGTTTAGGGATCGCACAGTGGGATAACAATGACTCTGAGCACAGCTTATACCAAAAATCAGATAGTGCACTTTATCAAGCAAAAGCGATGGGCAGACAGTGCTATAGCATATATCAGCCCAAGGATTGCTAATTATTTCAATAGAAGGTTAGCTACTTTTAAGAGTAAGCCCAGTTTCGTTCTCGCTACAAAGATAGGCCTTTTCATTCCAATAACCGATAGCGCTTACTAGCTTGCCGTTGTAACACAATAACGGAACTTTAGCTCTTACCCACGGCGGCACGGCAAACTCTTGCCAAAGCTTCTTTAACTCGCGCCCTTTATTGCGATTATGCGGCTGACAGCGGGTGCTGCCAGGTAATGAAAACTCAATGGTGACCTTTTCATCTTCGCGTGGTAAACGCACCCCAACGCCAATAAATAAGTCTGCTTGTAGCCGTTTTCCAGTACCACAGCTAATCCCCTGTGCGACTAACTCATTGATTGATAACACCGTGATATTGTTTAGTGGTGCCTCTTTGGTTAATGCAAGAAAGTAACCAGCGCCCTTATAACGTTTTATGACAACGTCCGCTAATTTTATTTCAATATTGGCATCAGCTTTAGCATCAAGCAACTGGCTAAGAATTTCCTCAGCTTGTACTTTTGAAGGTGGAGCAAATCCCAACTGATCCATTTGCCCTCGTAGTAACAATGCTTGCCAAGCTTTAGAATGCTCTGCTAACGCAGCCAGTTCAATCACTGACTCTTCACCCTCTAGTCTTTGAATAGAGGGCAAACG
Encoded proteins:
- a CDS encoding GGDEF domain-containing protein; protein product: MEFGLATEFFPNEYRVEADHESGYPLDLDLVTIIQQLHQHLDPRTVFACFGKIMGQYLPLHGVQLNYKQYHFQWGRPGGYSIEQHLTLADSMVTVNYNLKAPLVPSQAQRLNQLQELVLQPLFNAIQFQEISKQAMFDALTQLGNRHYYLEQVKKEVARAQRSHSTFSLVTLDLDNFKQLNDRYGHQLGDAALVSFAKLLNRVIRDTDQAFRIGGDEFTILVQGDAKAAAILCQRVLVALEELTTIENYQIRTSLGIAQWDNNDSEHSLYQKSDSALYQAKAMGRQCYSIYQPKDC